A window from Citrus sinensis cultivar Valencia sweet orange chromosome 5, DVS_A1.0, whole genome shotgun sequence encodes these proteins:
- the LOC102631458 gene encoding MLO protein homolog 1-like — MAGGGGAAAAAGDRSLRDTPTWAVALVCAVLLILSILIEHGIHSLSKWFQKRQKKAMSEALEKIKAELMLLGFLSLLLTVGTRFIYKICIPAEYGNTMLPCKIENDTGGDDDDHRRNLLLYSGDVMWRRVLAAPAGGDDYCSRKGQVSLISLTGLHQLHIFIFVLAVFHVLYSVITIALAKAKMKKWQAWELETNSLEYQFTNDPARFRFTHQTSFVKRHSGLSRTPGIRWIVAFFRQFFGSVSKVDYMTMRHGFINAHFAPNTSFDFHKYIKRSLEDDFKVVVGISIPLWIVAVIFLLVNVYKWDSLSWLTVAPLLIILLVGTKLELVIMEMAQEIQDRTTVVRGAPVVEPNNKFFWFNRPEWILFLIHYTLFQNAFQMAFFLWIVYEFGIHSCFHENLPLILTRVIVGVALQFLCSYITFPLYALVTQMGSHMKKSIFEEQTAKALKKWQKAAKERRRSRNKAAAGADKCSGIMSIHGHGSPSPPSSGFLSGENTPSQGASPIHLLHHYKYRSNQQDIESVRSYQSDNELSEIEPSSTHHHHQDQGRDEDLHNSDFSFVKL; from the exons ATggctggtggtggtggtgccGCTGCTGCTGCGGGAGATAGATCATTAAGAGATACACCGACATGGGCAGTTGCTCTTGTTTGTGCCGTGCTTCTTATTTTATCCATACTCATAGAGCATGGGATTCATTCTCTAAGCAAG TGGTTTCAAAAACGGCAGAAGAAGGCCATGAGTGAAGCCCTTGAGAAAATTAAAGCTG AGCTGATGCTTTTGGGCTTTCTATCCTTGCTTCTAACTGTGGGTAcaagatttatttataagataTGCATCCCTGCTGAATACGGAAACACTATGCTTCCATGCAAGATTGAGAATGATACAGGTGGTGATGATGACGATCATCGGAGAAATCTACTTTTGTACTCCGGAGATGTGATGTGGCGTCGGGTTTTGGCCGCGCCCGCCGGTGGGgatgattattgctcgagaaAG GGACAAGTGTCGTTGATTTCACTGACGGGGCTTCACCAAttgcatatatttatattcGTTCTTGCCGTCTTTCACGTTCTGTATAGCGTTATCACTATTGCATTGGCCAAGGCCAAA ATGAAGAAGTGGCAGGCTTGGGAATTAGAAACCAACTCCTTGGAGTACCAATTCACAAATG ATCCAGCAAGATTCAGGTTCACTCATCAGACTTCTTTTGTGAAGAGACATTCTGGCTTGTCCAGAACCCCTGGAATTAGATGGATT GTGGCATTCTTCAGGCAATTCTTTGGTTCAGTATCAAAGGTGGATTATATGACAATGCGCCATGGATTTATCAAT GCACATTTTGCTCCTAATACCTCATTTGACTTCCATAAGTACATCAAAAGATCTCTGGAAGATGATTTCAAGGTTGTCGTAGGAATCAG tATCCCTTTATGGATTGTTGCTGTAATCTTTTTGCTTGTAAATGTATACA AATGGGACTCACTTAGCTGGTTAACAGTAGCTCCACTCCTT ATAATTCTCTTGGTGGGTACAAAGCTAGAACTAGTCATAATGGAAATGGCACAAGAAATTCAAGATCGAACAACGGTTGTAAGAGGGGCTCCAGTTGTTGAGccaaacaacaaatttttttggttcaatCGCCCCGAATGGATTCTCTTCTTAATACACTACACCTTGTTTCag AATGCGTTCCAAATGGCGTTTTTCTTGTGGATAGTG tATGAATTCGGGATTCATTCTTGCTTTCACGAGAACCTGCCACTAATTTTGACGAGGGTTATAGTCGGAGTGGCCTTACAGTTCCTGTGCAGCTATATCACTTTCCCTCTCTATGCCTTGGTAACACAA ATGGGGTCTCACATGAAGAAATCAATATTTGAAGAGCAAACAGCAAAGGCTCTTAAAAAGTGGCAAAAGGCAGCAAAGGAGAGAAGGAGATCGAGGAATAAAGCTGCCGCAGGAGCAGATAAATGTAGTGGTATCATGAGCATCCATGGCCATGGCTCCCCTTCTCCTCCTTCTTCAGGATTCTTGAGCGGAGAAAATACACCAAGCCAAGGGGCATCACCGATTCACTTGCTTCACCATTACAAATACAGATCCAATCAACAGGACATTGAAAGCGTGAGATCTTACCAATCTGATAATGAGCTCTCTGAGATTGAACCTTCTTCgactcatcatcatcatcaagatCAAGGAAGAGATGAAGATCTACACAACAGTGACTTTTCATTTGTAAAACTTTGA
- the LOC102627254 gene encoding protein S-acyltransferase 21 isoform X3 yields the protein MARRHGWQLPAHTFQVVAITVFFLLSVAYYAFFAPFLGTEIYEYVAIGVYSVLAFCVFILYVRCTGIDPADPGILIEPDKISAYKLQNDTDLPGNASPIEGPSKVGLKDGGNSNGHGPGWCSKIGGFFCGFLVIKDCRKDEDLLQSGEEDALFCTLCNAEVRKFSKHCRSCDKCVDGFDHHCRWLNNCVGRKNYITFVCLMAASLVWAICTAVSFLATVPLGELFFFHMILIRKGITTYEYVVAMRTQSEPPGPSIDEGDQQSVPTSPTSSAVTAISGRSSLGMSLQYKGAWCTPPRIFMDHQQDEVIPHLEPGRLPSTVDPDAVGADKGKRLAQRPVRISAWKLAKLDSTEAMRAAAKARASSSVLRPIGGRQHPYDADDFCSSNVSGRSSPVSSNQGFPSRNNKAGKSKSSYPPSRASREDSETCGQSLSNFSSPHVSNLAPSPLVQHISSMDHFNPMYQSSANQSPLSVRQSLGHETTVHETAAQAPIRKKGSTAAENSRNSVFWDPEAGRFVSSSSGGAGSSQVLGAELLYTGQSIFFGGPLVNDQLSRGTRTGSSMAYSLDRGSTSSNYQQSRLQRGGQLPVFVPSDSRSQHKQFSSRLP from the exons aTGGCTAGGCGACATGGATGGCAACTTCCAGCTCACACTTTTCAg GTTGTGGCTATAACTGTCTTTTTCTTGTTATCCGTTGCATATTATGCGTTCTTTGCTCCTTTTCTTGGGACAGAAATCTATGAATATGTGGCAATCGGTGTTTATTCTGTCTTG GCTTTCTGTGTATTCATTCTTTACGTGCGGTGCACTGGTATTGATCCTGCTGATCCTGGAATTCTAATTGAACCTGACAAGATATCGGcgtataaattacaaaatgacacTGATCTGCCTG GCAATGCATCTCCTATTGAAGGACCTAGTAAAGTAGGTCTAAAGGACGGAGGAAATTCTAACGGGCATGGTCCAGGTTGGTGCTCAAAAATTGGAGGTTTCTTTTGTGGTTTTCTTGTAATCAAAGATTGCCGCAAAGATGAAGATCTACTACAATCAGGAGAGGAGGATGCTCTATTCTGCACATTATGCAATGCTGAG GTACGCAAGTTCAGCAAACATTGCAGGAGTTGTGACAAATGCGTTGATGGATTTGATCATCATTGTCGG TGGTTGAATAATTGCGTGGGAAGAAAGAACTATATTACCTTTGTGTGCCTTATGGCAGCAAGCCTTGTCTGG GCCATATGCACAGCTGTTTCTTTTCTGGCCACCGTGCCTCTTGGAGAACTATTCTTTTTCCACATGATTCTGATACGAAAG GGTATCACAACATATGAGTACGTCGTTGCTATGAGAACTCAAAGTGAACCACCTGGACCATCTATTGATGAAGGAGACCAACAAAGTGTGCCAACTTCTCCAACCAGTTCCGCTGTGACTGCAATCAGCGGAAGAAGCTCTCTTGGAATGAGTCTGCAATACAAAGGTGCTTGGTGTACTCCTCCAAGGATCTTCATGGACCACCAG caGGACGAAGTTATACCACATCTGGAACCAGGACGCTTACCATCCACGGTTGATCCAGATGCTGTGGGAGCTGACAAAGGGAAAAGGTTGGCCCAGCGTCCGGTACGAATCAGTGCATGGAAACTTGCAAAGTTGGATTCCACCGAGGCAATGAGAGCTGCAGCAAAAGCTAGAGCATCATCATCTGTTCTACGTCCAATTGGTGGTCGACAACATCCATATGATGCTGATGATTTCTGCAGCAGCAATGTAAGCGGAAGAAGTAGCCCGGTCAGCAGTAACCAAGGTTTTCCATCCAGAAACAATAAAGCAGGGAAATCAAAGAGCTCATATCCACCGAGTCGTGCTAGCAGGGAAGATAGTGAGACGTGCGGTCAGAGTCTTAGTAACTTTAGCAGTCCCCATGTTTCTAACCTTGCCCCATCTCCATTGGTGCAGCATATTTCTAGCATGGATCACTTCAACCCCATGTATCAATCATCAGCTAACCAATCTCCTTTGTCAGTAAGACAAAGCCTAGGACACGAAACCACTGTCCATGAAACTGCAGCACAAGCTCCCATCAGAAAAAAAGGGAGTACAGCTgcagaaaattcaagaaattcAGTCTTTTGGGATCCAGAAGCTGGGCGCTTTGTCTCCTCTTCTTCGGGAGGTGCTGGTTCTTCTCAGGTACTGGGGGCAGAGCTTTTGTACACAGGTCAATCTATATTCTTTGGTGGTCCTCTTGTGAATGATCAGCTGAGCAGAGGGACAAGAACTGGCAGTTCAATGGCCTATAGTCTCGATAGAGGTTCCACGTCAAGTAATTATCAACAAAGTAGATTACAGAGGGGCGGCCAGCTACCTGTGTTTGTTCCAAGTGATTCTCGGTCTCAGCACAAGCAATTTTCGTCAAGGTTGCCTTGA
- the LOC102627254 gene encoding protein S-acyltransferase 21 isoform X1: MARRHGWQLPAHTFQVVAITVFFLLSVAYYAFFAPFLGTEIYEYVAIGVYSVLAFCVFILYVRCTGIDPADPGILIEPDKISAYKLQNDTDLPGNASPIEGPSKVGLKDGGNSNGHGPGWCSKIGGFFCGFLVIKDCRKDEDLLQSGEEDALFCTLCNAEVRKFSKHCRSCDKCVDGFDHHCRWLNNCVGRKNYITFVCLMAASLVWLIVEFGVGVAVLVRCFVDKKGTENHITERLGVGFSLPPLATVVAICTAVSFLATVPLGELFFFHMILIRKGITTYEYVVAMRTQSEPPGPSIDEGDQQSVPTSPTSSAVTAISGRSSLGMSLQYKGAWCTPPRIFMDHQQDEVIPHLEPGRLPSTVDPDAVGADKGKRLAQRPVRISAWKLAKLDSTEAMRAAAKARASSSVLRPIGGRQHPYDADDFCSSNVSGRSSPVSSNQGFPSRNNKAGKSKSSYPPSRASREDSETCGQSLSNFSSPHVSNLAPSPLVQHISSMDHFNPMYQSSANQSPLSVRQSLGHETTVHETAAQAPIRKKGSTAAENSRNSVFWDPEAGRFVSSSSGGAGSSQVLGAELLYTGQSIFFGGPLVNDQLSRGTRTGSSMAYSLDRGSTSSNYQQSRLQRGGQLPVFVPSDSRSQHKQFSSRLP; encoded by the exons aTGGCTAGGCGACATGGATGGCAACTTCCAGCTCACACTTTTCAg GTTGTGGCTATAACTGTCTTTTTCTTGTTATCCGTTGCATATTATGCGTTCTTTGCTCCTTTTCTTGGGACAGAAATCTATGAATATGTGGCAATCGGTGTTTATTCTGTCTTG GCTTTCTGTGTATTCATTCTTTACGTGCGGTGCACTGGTATTGATCCTGCTGATCCTGGAATTCTAATTGAACCTGACAAGATATCGGcgtataaattacaaaatgacacTGATCTGCCTG GCAATGCATCTCCTATTGAAGGACCTAGTAAAGTAGGTCTAAAGGACGGAGGAAATTCTAACGGGCATGGTCCAGGTTGGTGCTCAAAAATTGGAGGTTTCTTTTGTGGTTTTCTTGTAATCAAAGATTGCCGCAAAGATGAAGATCTACTACAATCAGGAGAGGAGGATGCTCTATTCTGCACATTATGCAATGCTGAG GTACGCAAGTTCAGCAAACATTGCAGGAGTTGTGACAAATGCGTTGATGGATTTGATCATCATTGTCGG TGGTTGAATAATTGCGTGGGAAGAAAGAACTATATTACCTTTGTGTGCCTTATGGCAGCAAGCCTTGTCTGG CTTATTGTGGAATTTGGGGTTGGAGTTGCTGTCCTTGTTCGATGCTTTGTGGATAAAAAGGGTACAGAAAATCATATAACTGAGAGGCTTGGAGTTGGATTTTCTCTTCCCCCTTTAGCCACTGTAGTA GCCATATGCACAGCTGTTTCTTTTCTGGCCACCGTGCCTCTTGGAGAACTATTCTTTTTCCACATGATTCTGATACGAAAG GGTATCACAACATATGAGTACGTCGTTGCTATGAGAACTCAAAGTGAACCACCTGGACCATCTATTGATGAAGGAGACCAACAAAGTGTGCCAACTTCTCCAACCAGTTCCGCTGTGACTGCAATCAGCGGAAGAAGCTCTCTTGGAATGAGTCTGCAATACAAAGGTGCTTGGTGTACTCCTCCAAGGATCTTCATGGACCACCAG caGGACGAAGTTATACCACATCTGGAACCAGGACGCTTACCATCCACGGTTGATCCAGATGCTGTGGGAGCTGACAAAGGGAAAAGGTTGGCCCAGCGTCCGGTACGAATCAGTGCATGGAAACTTGCAAAGTTGGATTCCACCGAGGCAATGAGAGCTGCAGCAAAAGCTAGAGCATCATCATCTGTTCTACGTCCAATTGGTGGTCGACAACATCCATATGATGCTGATGATTTCTGCAGCAGCAATGTAAGCGGAAGAAGTAGCCCGGTCAGCAGTAACCAAGGTTTTCCATCCAGAAACAATAAAGCAGGGAAATCAAAGAGCTCATATCCACCGAGTCGTGCTAGCAGGGAAGATAGTGAGACGTGCGGTCAGAGTCTTAGTAACTTTAGCAGTCCCCATGTTTCTAACCTTGCCCCATCTCCATTGGTGCAGCATATTTCTAGCATGGATCACTTCAACCCCATGTATCAATCATCAGCTAACCAATCTCCTTTGTCAGTAAGACAAAGCCTAGGACACGAAACCACTGTCCATGAAACTGCAGCACAAGCTCCCATCAGAAAAAAAGGGAGTACAGCTgcagaaaattcaagaaattcAGTCTTTTGGGATCCAGAAGCTGGGCGCTTTGTCTCCTCTTCTTCGGGAGGTGCTGGTTCTTCTCAGGTACTGGGGGCAGAGCTTTTGTACACAGGTCAATCTATATTCTTTGGTGGTCCTCTTGTGAATGATCAGCTGAGCAGAGGGACAAGAACTGGCAGTTCAATGGCCTATAGTCTCGATAGAGGTTCCACGTCAAGTAATTATCAACAAAGTAGATTACAGAGGGGCGGCCAGCTACCTGTGTTTGTTCCAAGTGATTCTCGGTCTCAGCACAAGCAATTTTCGTCAAGGTTGCCTTGA
- the LOC102627254 gene encoding protein S-acyltransferase 21 isoform X2 → MARRHGWQLPAHTFQVVAITVFFLLSVAYYAFFAPFLGTEIYEYVAIGVYSVLAFCVFILYVRCTGIDPADPGILIEPDKISAYKLQNDTDLPGNASPIEGPSKVGLKDGGNSNGHGPGWCSKIGGFFCGFLVIKDCRKDEDLLQSGEEDALFCTLCNAEVRKFSKHCRSCDKCVDGFDHHCRWLNNCVGRKNYITFVCLMAASLVWLIVEFGVGVAVLVRCFVDKKGTENHITERLGVGFSLPPLATVVAICTAVSFLATVPLGELFFFHMILIRKGITTYEYVVAMRTQSEPPGPSIDEGDQQSVPTSPTSSAVTAISGRSSLGMSLQYKGAWCTPPRIFMDHQDEVIPHLEPGRLPSTVDPDAVGADKGKRLAQRPVRISAWKLAKLDSTEAMRAAAKARASSSVLRPIGGRQHPYDADDFCSSNVSGRSSPVSSNQGFPSRNNKAGKSKSSYPPSRASREDSETCGQSLSNFSSPHVSNLAPSPLVQHISSMDHFNPMYQSSANQSPLSVRQSLGHETTVHETAAQAPIRKKGSTAAENSRNSVFWDPEAGRFVSSSSGGAGSSQVLGAELLYTGQSIFFGGPLVNDQLSRGTRTGSSMAYSLDRGSTSSNYQQSRLQRGGQLPVFVPSDSRSQHKQFSSRLP, encoded by the exons aTGGCTAGGCGACATGGATGGCAACTTCCAGCTCACACTTTTCAg GTTGTGGCTATAACTGTCTTTTTCTTGTTATCCGTTGCATATTATGCGTTCTTTGCTCCTTTTCTTGGGACAGAAATCTATGAATATGTGGCAATCGGTGTTTATTCTGTCTTG GCTTTCTGTGTATTCATTCTTTACGTGCGGTGCACTGGTATTGATCCTGCTGATCCTGGAATTCTAATTGAACCTGACAAGATATCGGcgtataaattacaaaatgacacTGATCTGCCTG GCAATGCATCTCCTATTGAAGGACCTAGTAAAGTAGGTCTAAAGGACGGAGGAAATTCTAACGGGCATGGTCCAGGTTGGTGCTCAAAAATTGGAGGTTTCTTTTGTGGTTTTCTTGTAATCAAAGATTGCCGCAAAGATGAAGATCTACTACAATCAGGAGAGGAGGATGCTCTATTCTGCACATTATGCAATGCTGAG GTACGCAAGTTCAGCAAACATTGCAGGAGTTGTGACAAATGCGTTGATGGATTTGATCATCATTGTCGG TGGTTGAATAATTGCGTGGGAAGAAAGAACTATATTACCTTTGTGTGCCTTATGGCAGCAAGCCTTGTCTGG CTTATTGTGGAATTTGGGGTTGGAGTTGCTGTCCTTGTTCGATGCTTTGTGGATAAAAAGGGTACAGAAAATCATATAACTGAGAGGCTTGGAGTTGGATTTTCTCTTCCCCCTTTAGCCACTGTAGTA GCCATATGCACAGCTGTTTCTTTTCTGGCCACCGTGCCTCTTGGAGAACTATTCTTTTTCCACATGATTCTGATACGAAAG GGTATCACAACATATGAGTACGTCGTTGCTATGAGAACTCAAAGTGAACCACCTGGACCATCTATTGATGAAGGAGACCAACAAAGTGTGCCAACTTCTCCAACCAGTTCCGCTGTGACTGCAATCAGCGGAAGAAGCTCTCTTGGAATGAGTCTGCAATACAAAGGTGCTTGGTGTACTCCTCCAAGGATCTTCATGGACCACCAG GACGAAGTTATACCACATCTGGAACCAGGACGCTTACCATCCACGGTTGATCCAGATGCTGTGGGAGCTGACAAAGGGAAAAGGTTGGCCCAGCGTCCGGTACGAATCAGTGCATGGAAACTTGCAAAGTTGGATTCCACCGAGGCAATGAGAGCTGCAGCAAAAGCTAGAGCATCATCATCTGTTCTACGTCCAATTGGTGGTCGACAACATCCATATGATGCTGATGATTTCTGCAGCAGCAATGTAAGCGGAAGAAGTAGCCCGGTCAGCAGTAACCAAGGTTTTCCATCCAGAAACAATAAAGCAGGGAAATCAAAGAGCTCATATCCACCGAGTCGTGCTAGCAGGGAAGATAGTGAGACGTGCGGTCAGAGTCTTAGTAACTTTAGCAGTCCCCATGTTTCTAACCTTGCCCCATCTCCATTGGTGCAGCATATTTCTAGCATGGATCACTTCAACCCCATGTATCAATCATCAGCTAACCAATCTCCTTTGTCAGTAAGACAAAGCCTAGGACACGAAACCACTGTCCATGAAACTGCAGCACAAGCTCCCATCAGAAAAAAAGGGAGTACAGCTgcagaaaattcaagaaattcAGTCTTTTGGGATCCAGAAGCTGGGCGCTTTGTCTCCTCTTCTTCGGGAGGTGCTGGTTCTTCTCAGGTACTGGGGGCAGAGCTTTTGTACACAGGTCAATCTATATTCTTTGGTGGTCCTCTTGTGAATGATCAGCTGAGCAGAGGGACAAGAACTGGCAGTTCAATGGCCTATAGTCTCGATAGAGGTTCCACGTCAAGTAATTATCAACAAAGTAGATTACAGAGGGGCGGCCAGCTACCTGTGTTTGTTCCAAGTGATTCTCGGTCTCAGCACAAGCAATTTTCGTCAAGGTTGCCTTGA